The following proteins are co-located in the Calditerrivibrio sp. genome:
- the amrA gene encoding AmmeMemoRadiSam system protein A encodes MITLSLESKKLLLTIARNTIRDYFHHSNNTREYLKNLSNHIKNEIYNELSMKCGAFVTLHKHGDLRGCIGTFRMDMKLYDVVSDMAIQSAFHDPRFSPLKESELNDIEIEISVLTPMERLHSVEDIEVGLDGLYVKKGFNSGVLLPQVATEHGWDKYQFLSYTCLKAGLPNDIWKKEHIELYRFRAIVFSESNLG; translated from the coding sequence ATGATTACCTTATCACTTGAGTCTAAAAAACTACTCCTAACTATAGCAAGAAACACCATAAGGGATTATTTTCATCATTCAAACAATACAAGAGAATATCTTAAAAATCTGTCCAATCACATTAAAAATGAAATCTATAATGAATTATCTATGAAATGTGGTGCTTTTGTAACCCTTCACAAACACGGTGATCTTAGGGGTTGTATCGGCACCTTTAGGATGGATATGAAATTATACGATGTGGTATCTGACATGGCTATTCAATCGGCATTTCACGACCCAAGATTTTCTCCACTAAAGGAAAGCGAGCTAAACGATATAGAAATAGAGATTTCTGTGTTGACACCTATGGAGAGACTGCACAGTGTTGAAGATATTGAGGTGGGGCTTGACGGTTTATATGTAAAAAAAGGTTTTAACTCTGGTGTATTGCTACCTCAAGTAGCCACTGAACATGGTTGGGATAAATATCAATTCCTCTCTTATACCTGTTTAAAAGCTGGTTTGCCCAATGATATCTGGAAAAAGGAGCATATAGAGCTTTATAGGTTTAGGGCCATAGTGTTCTCAGAAAGCAATTTAGGCTGA
- a CDS encoding CDC27 family protein encodes MSEIANALKKIKNERKKVVFSHQATSKIASLSLNKIYIIIAIAMLSLITIYFLFKTPVLNKLLKDPISIDENTAILTKKIAEYQKAKEANKYYTFYKSIINNDTTAAMNIISKIDPNDPLKSKFLGIYYFILNSPADAKPHLEKSYTLQKDNTSANLLAYIYYSYGDYVKAMNIINTLEDTNENILINKAVTFEKNGKLEEALILYKKALSLIKNDLIKYRVIIKIESIKLGLQKG; translated from the coding sequence ATGAGTGAAATCGCAAATGCTCTAAAGAAAATTAAAAATGAGAGAAAAAAGGTAGTTTTCTCCCACCAAGCTACCTCCAAAATAGCATCCCTATCACTGAATAAGATATATATTATTATTGCCATTGCTATGCTTTCTTTAATTACAATATACTTTTTGTTCAAGACACCTGTCTTAAATAAGCTTTTGAAAGACCCCATTAGTATAGATGAAAATACAGCAATACTAACCAAAAAGATAGCAGAATATCAAAAGGCAAAAGAAGCAAACAAGTATTATACTTTCTATAAATCAATCATAAATAATGACACAACAGCTGCCATGAATATAATTTCGAAAATAGATCCAAACGATCCATTAAAGTCGAAGTTTCTAGGGATTTATTATTTTATACTAAATAGCCCAGCAGACGCTAAACCTCATTTAGAAAAATCATATACCCTACAGAAAGACAATACATCAGCAAATCTTTTAGCATATATATACTATAGTTATGGCGACTATGTCAAAGCAATGAATATTATAAACACACTTGAAGATACTAATGAAAATATATTAATAAACAAAGCAGTTACCTTTGAAAAAAATGGAAAACTCGAAGAAGCACTAATCTTGTATAAAAAAGCTTTATCATTAATAAAAAATGATTTAATCAAATACCGTGTTATAATTAAAATAGAATCCATCAAACTGGGGTTACAAAAGGGATGA